In Polyangiaceae bacterium, the genomic window TCGAAGTCGCCGTCCCAGAGCAGGTTGTCGCTCGCCGCCACGTTGCCGAACGGGTTCTTCGTCGTGACCGTTCGCTTCGGCGTGACCGGGGAGGCGTCCGGCGCCGGCGCTGGCGGCGGAGCGGTCGGGCTCGCGTCCGGCGCCTCCGCCACGACGGGCTCGAAGCTCTCGTCGCTCCCGCAGGCGGCCGGGACGACGCAAGCGAGCGCGATGAAGAAGACGCGCTTCATGGCTTGAGCCCCTGACGTACCCAGGCGAGGGCAGCGTCGTACACGGTGTCCTTGCCGTCCATCAGATCCGACTGCAGCGGCAGCACGACGAAGTCCGGCTCCACGCCGTGCCCGTTGAGCATCTGCCCGCTCGAATGCAGCGTGTCCCCGACGGCGATGGAGTAGCCCATCCCGAACCAGTAGCCGAACGTCAGCAGGGTCGAGAACGCGCCCGCGGTCTGGTAGGGGCCGAACACCTTGGCCTTGGGCGCCCCCTTGAAGCCCAGGGGCAACCAGTCGCTGGCCGAGCCGTCCAGGTGGATCAAGAGCGCCACCGGCAAGGCGAGATCGGGCGCGATCCCGCCGGCCATCTCCACGGCCCCAGCGGCGGCCAGCTGCTCGAACAGCGCTTTACCGTCGGCCAAGCTCTTCGGGGGCTCCTGATCCGCGCGCTGGCGGAGCTCGAACACGTCGAGCGGCGTGGGCGTGCGGATCAGGTTCCAGAACAGCTCGGGGCCGGAGGTGGTACCGCCGAAGCCCGTGCGGTGGTCCAGGATCAGACCGCGAGCGTTGGCGCGAAAGTCCGCGATCGCCTGCTCCAGAACCGGGCCCAGGTTGCCGCCGCCACCCACGTTCAGGCTGCTCCACTGCAGGCCGTAGATGCGCTCGGTGGCGTCGCTCTCCTTGACGATGCCGCTGAAGACGCCGCCCAGCGGATGGCCTTCGCCCCCCGGCACGTGATTGACGGGGCGGTTGTCGCAGCTCGCACCGCCGCCCCCGCCTCCCGTGGAGTAGGGCAGCGACGAGATCGAGATCTCCTCCGGCGCGCTCGCGCAGGTCTTGGTCGCGGCGTCGCAGCGCAGCACCTCGATGCGATCCGCGTACGCGGAGATCAGGCGGTTCATGCGCTGCACCGCCTCCGCGTGGGTGGTGTGGTTGGACGCGGTCTCGTAGCCGAAGTCCACGCTGATCAGCGAGCGCGCCCAGAGGATGGGGTGCTGCCCGTCCACGGAGACCAGGCGATCGCCGGGCTTCAAGCCGAAGCTGTTGGTCTGACCGACGTGGGACACCAGCACGTCGAGGTAACCCGGCGTCGAGACGACGGCGCCCGGCACGTCCGCTTTGCCCTCGATGAAGCAGATGCCGATGGGGCGCGGGCTCTGGATGCTGAAGCCGGCGCTGTCGCTGCCGCGGGTGTGCCAGTCGTGCAGGCGATGGATGGCCACGCGGAACGCGCGCCAGAAGCTCCAGGCGTCGGGCGCGGTGCGCATCGACGAGATTTCCAGGCGCGCGTTGGGCAGGTCGAGCTTGCGGTTCTCGAACGGGCCGTAGAGCAGGGCGAAGCGCTGGTCCAGGTAGTCCACCAGATCGTCGCGGTACGCCGGCGGAGGCAGCGCCGGCACCCGCGCCGCGAAGTCGCGGCAACGGTTCCACATGCAGATCTGGCCGGGCGCGCACGCGCTCTTGTCCCCCGCCCCGGCGCACTCCGCGCTCGGCACCGCCGCTCCGGCGGGCGCGAGCTCGACGGCATCGACGTCCGCGCCGCTGGGCGAGAACAGACCGACGGCGAGAGACTCGACTCGGCTCACGTCCACGCTCATCGCGTGGAGCTCGAGCTCGTACCAACCGTCGCTGGTCACGCGCCCGGTCGGGTAGAAGGCCCCGAAGTCCTCGACCCGGCCGCCGAACCGCGTCTCGAGCGAGGCCACCACCTCGCCCTTCGCCCAGAGCCGGACGCGCACCGCCTGCGTCTTCGACGGCAGTGGGACCGGGACGTCAACGCCCTGGTACTGCGTCAGCTTCAAGACTCGTGCCCCGTCGAGCGCCCCGGGATCCTCCTCCCCGCCCGGCCCGGCGTCCGTCACGCTCTCGAAGCTCTCGATGTGGAGCGCCGCGGGGTCGAAGACCAGGCTGCCGTCGGGGTCGAAGCTCGCGCCGAGCGCCGGAGCTGCCCTCGCAGCGGCGAGCAACGCGAGCACGAAGGAGACCTGGGGCGCGCGCAAGGGAGCCGGTTCGTATCACGGCGTACCGCCGGGGACCAGGCTCGGTGATATACCTCGGACGACATGACCACGGCCGGGGCAGCGCGACCCAAGCTCTACAGCGTCGCCATCGAGACGACCGCGTACTGCAACCAGAAGTGCGACTACTGCTACAACGAGTGGCGCGACGACGGCGGTGCCTCGCTCGACAAGGGCGACCGCGACAAGCTCTTCGCGCGCGTCGAGAAGCTGCTCGACGCCGTGGACCTCGACCACGCCACGGTGACGGGCGGTGAGCCCTTCTCTCACCCGCGCATCTTCGAGCTATTCGACCTGCTGCGCGAGCGCGGCGTGTCCGTGCAGATCATCTCCAATGGCGGGATGGTCAACGAGACCATCGCCGCGCGCCTGGCGCCGTACCGAGTCCGCTACGTGCAGATCACGCTGAACGGCCCGGACGAAGCGCTGCACGCGGCACACGTCGGGGCCGGACACTTCGAGCGCACGCTCGGCGGCATCCGCGCGCTCCGGGCCGCCGGCGTGCCCGTGGTCGGCTGCACGGTGGTGACCAAGAAGAACGCCAGCCGGCTCGGCGAGATCCTCGAGCTCTGGAGCTCGCTCGGCGTGCGCCAGATCTCGCTTTCGCGCTTCAGCCCGGCGGGCTACGCCGCTCGACACGCCGCGCAGCTCTTGCCGAGCCGCAGCGACTTCCTGACGGCCTTCGGCCAGGCCCTGCCCTGGGCCAAGGAGCGCGGCATGACCCTGATCTGCACCATGCCCGTGCCGCCGTGTGCGATCGAGGTCGAGCAGTTCGCGCCAATCCAGTTCGGCAGCTGCGCCATCGGCACCTCGATGCAGGAGATCGCCCTGGGCCCGGACGGACGGCTCAAGAACTGTACGCTGCACAAGACCGCGCTGGGCGGGGTCGAGGACATCTTGGCGGAGGGCGTGGACGTCGCGAGCCTGCTCTCCGCGCCGGAGCTCACCGAGTACAAGCGCGAGACGCCGGAGTTCTGCCACGGCTGCTTGCACGAGAAGAGCTGCGCCGGCGGCTGCGGCGCCGCCGCGGAGTGGGTGATGGGGCACGCGCGCCGCTACCCCGATCCGTTCGTGTTCCAGCACGTTGACGACGATCTGGCCTCACGCCTGGAGACCCAGCGCCGCGACGGCAAGACGCACCTCGAAGTCATCTTGTGAGGCGCCCCGGATGGCACGCCCCGACCGACCCCGCGTGCTCTTGCTCTGGCCCGGGGGCTTGTTCTCTGGCGGCGCCAACTTCGGCGTGCCGCAGATGCTGCTCCTCGCGGCCGCCATCCGCCAGAAGACCGACGCCGTGGTCGACGTCGTCGACCTGGACATGGAGCGCGCGTTCGGCGCGGTGGACCTCGCGCGCGTCGTCTCGGGCGGCTACGACCTGGTCGGCGTCTCCTGCTACTCGTCCTACGACTACCTGAAGGTGATGGCCATCGCGGCCCGGCTGAGGGAGCTCTTGCCGCGAGCGTGGCTGGTCACCGGCGGCTACCACCCGAGCGCGCGCCCCGAAGAGTTCACGGGCGCTGACTCGCCGTTCGACTTCGTGGTGGTGGGCGACGGCGAGCGCCCCATCGCGCGCCTGGTCGAGGCGCTGGCGCAGGGCAAGCGCCCGCTGACGCGGGTCCTGGGACCGGACTCGGTGCAGGAGCCAAAGGAGCTCGTGCCCTACGACTGGTCGCTGCTCGAGCGCTACCGGCCCATCGCGCGAAAGATGGCCTCGCAAGCCGAGATCTACCTGTCTCGCGGCTGCCCGTACGACTGCTCCTTTTGCATGGAGCGCGCCAAGCGCGACGTGAGCTGGCGCGCGCTCGAGCCCCTGCAGGCGGTGGAAGAGCTGCACCGCCTCGATCGCTTCCTCGATCTGTCCCGCTGGACGTTGTTCGTGGCCGACGCGCTGTTCGGAATGAAGCGCGGCTGGCGCCGTGAGTTCCTGAGCGAGCTCGCGCGACGCCCGCTGCGCGCGCGCAAGGTCTGGCTCCTGATCCGCCTGGACCTGATCGAGAAAGAGGACATCCAGCTGATGGCCCGAGCCAACGTGGGGCCCGGCTTCGGCCTGGAGTCTGGCGACCCCGGTCAGCTCAAACGCATCCGCAAGGCGGGTAAGCTCGAGGGCTACCTGGAGAAGATGCTGACCGTGGCCGAGTGGGCGCGAGACCACGAGGTGGCGTTCGGCGCCAACATCATCGTGGGCCATCCCGGCGAGACCGAGGCCAGCCTGCGGACCAGCGCAAAGTACATGAAGAAGCTGTTCGCGGACCACCCGCGCGGCACCCACGGCTTCTTGTCGGTCGACCCGTTCCGCCTGTATCCGGGCTCGCCCATCGACGAAGAACGCGACGTCTGGGAACGCCAGACCGGCATGCGCGTCCATCGCTACCCGTGGTGGCAGGACGGCGATCAGGACTTTCTGGCCGAGTGGGTCGATCCCAGTGCCGAGCTCGACTTCCGCACGGCGAACCGGCTGCGCTTCGAGCTTTTTTCTCCCATCCTGGAGAGCATCGGCAAGCGCTTCGCCTACACGGGCCCGGCCCGTGACTACTACCTACGTGCCGTGCGCGAGCAAATCGATCTCTGTGCCCCACGCCCGCGCCTGCGCACGCTCGGTCTCTACCAGCTGTGGCGCGGACTGAACGGTGAGGTACCGGCTGAGGCTCGACGCACCGAGCTCGCAAATGACGCGGAGCTCGCGAACCTCGCGCTGAGCGCGCGCCGCGAGACGCTCGACAACAAGGGCATCGCCCGCGACGACGCCGTCACGCTCGCGCTGCTCCGCGTGCCGCGGGAGCGCTTCGTGCTCCCGGAGAACGTAGGGGAGTCCGCCGACGATCGTGCGCTGTCGCTCGGCGAGGACGGTGGCTCGACCATCTCCGCGCTCCACGCCTACGCCATCGCGTTCCGCGCGCTCGGGCTCGCCAGCGGCGACGACTTCGTCGATCTCGGCGGAGGCAGCGGCTACGGAGCCGCGCTCGCGGCGGAGGTGGTGGGCCGGACCGGCAGCGTGCTCAGCCTCGAGCTCGATCCGGCGCTGGCGGAGCAAGCGCGCGAGAACCTCGCCGACTACCCGCAGGCCCGGGTGCTCGCCGCGGACGCCCACGCCCTGAACACCTGGCGAGGAGCCCGCCGCGTGTACGCCGGCTTTGCGCTGCGAGAGATGCCGAGCGTTTGGCTCGACGCTCTCGGCGAGGGGGGCGTGTTGGTTGCGCCGGTCGGTAGCGGCTCCGATCAGCGGCTGATGCGCTTCGAGCGGCGGGGCGATGGCGTCGTCCGACAGGAGCTCGGCCCGGTGCGCTACGTGCCGGATCGGAGCGGCGCGTTGGCGGCTTCAGCCGAGTAGCTCGCTCACCAGACGCTGCTCTGCTTCGTCGAGCGAGCTCGGGTTGGTCTCCGGAGCGTTCGCGCCGAAGTGGGCCAGCCACCTCCCGTGGTCCGCGTCCCTCCCCTGGCGCCTCGCGCGAGCGGCGAGCAGGACCACGGCCATTTGCTCGACCCGGCGCTCCGCCGCTCGCGCGTGCCTCCCGACCTCCCGCACGGTCGCCTCGTGAGCGGCCTGCCAGCTCACGTGCTCGAGCGTTGGACCGAGTGCCGGGTCCGGCACTCCGACCCAGATCCGTGAGCCTCTCACCCGCCCGCGCAGGCGGAGCGAGCGCACCAGCTCGACCGTGCACTGCCCGAGCTCAGGGGCAACACCGAGCATCGCCTCGAACGAGGCAGCGCTCCGCGCCCAGTCGTGCTCGGGCGCAGGCAGCCGCTCGAAGAACGGCCGCTCGAGCTCCGCCGCGACTCGCAGGAGCTCAGGGGCCGGGCCCAGCTGGCGCAAGGTCGCGAGGAGCTCGGGCGCATCGACCTCGTCAGGACCAAGATCTGCGAGCTCCCGCGCCGCCACGACGCGCGCTCGCTCGACGTCCGCGAACAGCCAGGCCACGAGCTGGAGCCGGCTGAGCGCCTCGTGGCCCGGAGCCAGCTGGCCGAGGGCGTCGGCGTCTTCCGCCAACGTCCGGGACTCCGCGGGGCCGAGATGGCTGGCCGCGAAGCGCACCCACTCAGGGTCGTAAACCGAAGCCGCCTCGCCCGCCGAGCGGCGCACGTGCGCCAGGACGTGGAAGACCAGGTCGGCGAAGCGGGGGGGGCCGCGGAGCAGCATCGGCACTTGGGGCTCGGGTGGCATCGGACCGGCTAGCGATGGCGGGCTTGGTCGCTTATACTGGCTGAGCGCGGGCTCGAGTCCCGCCCACCCGAGGTAGCGGAGCAACATGATCTCGATCACCAACCTGGCTGCAGAAAAGGTCAAAGAAATCGCGGTGGCAGAGGGCCTGAACGGTCAGGGCCTCCGGCTCCGGGTCATCGGCGGAGGCTGCGCCGGCTTCCAGTACGACCTGTACTTCGAGGACAAGCCCACCGACATGGATGAGCAATTCGAGTCCAACGGGGTGCTCCTTTACGTCGACCCTCTGAGCTACCAGTACCTGGACGGTACGGAGATCGACTACGTCGATGGCGTCCACGGCGCAGGCTTCAAGTTCGGAAATCCGAACGTGACCGGGTCTTGCGGCTGCGGCTCGTCGTTCAGCGCCTAGCCTGTCCACCCGTCGTCCAACGAGCGACGCCCGGCCCCCGTGGTCGGGCGTCTGCCTTTTGTGCTCCTGAATCCAGCCGGGTAACCCCCGCCGAAATCGGCCCGTAGTACCTCGCGAGCACTGGGAATTCTCGCCCCCGGTGCGTGTTGACAGAAAGTTACGTTACGTGATGTTGTCTTGGGCCGCCGGGGATGCACACCCTGGACGAACTTTCGACGGACCCTAGGCAAGACCTGAACGATCGAGGACTCATGGCCCGCGAAATCGACTCTTCCCTCTCCCGCTACATCACCCTGGTCCACCACTACCCCAAGCTCACCCGCGAAGAAGAGCTGGTGCTGGCGGAGCGCTGGGCGAAGCGGGCGGACCCCCAGGCGGCCGACGCGCTGATCCGGGCCCACCTGCGCTACGTGGTCGCCATTGCCCTCAAGTATCGCCGCTATGGCGTACCGCTCTCGGAGCTGATCGCGGAGGGCAACTTCGGCCTGGTCCACGCGCTGAAGAAGTTCGAGGCCAAGCGAGGAAACCGCTTCGTCACCTACGCGGCCTATTGGATCCGCGCCTACGTGCTCGGCTACGTCATCCGCTCCTGGAGCTTGGTCGGCGTCGGCTCCGGCGCGCTCCGCAGCAAGCTGTTCTTCAAGCTGCGCCGCGAGCGCACGCGCATCATGAACCTGATCGGCGACGAGGAGCGCGCCGACGTGATCCTGGCGGAGAAGTTCGGCGTGACCCCCACCCAGATCGGCGCCATGGTGCGCCGGCTGGAGACGCGCGACGTGTCGCTGGACGGCAAGGTCTTCGACGACTCGGCCACCACGCTGATGGACACGCTGGTCGCCGTGGACACGGATCAGGAAGACTCGCTCTCTGCGGACGAGAGCCGCGACGAAGTCAAGGTCGCGGTGCGGCGAGCCGTGCAGGACCTCGACGCTCGGGAGCGCTTCATCGTCGAGAAGCGCATGATGGCGGACGCCGAGGACGAGCTCTCGCTGGCGGAGATCGGCCGGCGCCTGGGCGTGTCCCGCGAGCGCGCCCGCCAGCTCGAGGAGCGGGCGAAGAAGAAGCTGCGGCACCGGATCGCCGAGATCTCGCGCGAGGCCGGCTCGCGCTTGGACCTGGATAGCGCCGCGTGAAAAAGCGCACGCCGGCGGTTTCCCGCCGGCGTGGTCCGAGTGGCTCGTAAGCCGGGTTCTGTGTGCCGGCGAAGTCGCCTTCGCGCAGCCCGACGATCATTCCTCTGGGACCCGCGTCGCCGCGGGCCTCGTGCGGCCTACCCCGGGGCTCGGGCGGGCAGCCCTCGAACGCCCCTGTACGTGGCCTTGCTCCGGATGGGGTTTGCCGTGCCGCGTCCGTTACCGGCCGCGCGGTGGGCTCTTACCCCACCGTTTCACCCTTACCCGGACCATGCCGGGCGGTTTGCTTCTCTGTGGCACTTTCCTCGAGGTCACCCTCACCGGGCGTTACCCGGCATCCTGCCCTGCGGAGCCCGGACTTTCCTCCCGAGCCGAAGCCCGAGCGATCGTCTGTTCCACTCTGACGGGGCGGAACATAACACACGCGGCCCCCAGCGGTAGCTCGCACCCGCTCACCGGCGGAATTGCGCAACGACGCCACGACGCCACGAAGAACGAGATTCTCTCCTCGGCCGGAGGCCGAGCCCCGCCACCACGCCTCGGGGCTTGGCAAGATCAGATCACGATCCGCCAAAATGAGCGGAGTGAGAACACCGGCCGGGACCGGCGCCGGCTGTTCGGCCCGTGGGAAGCGTCGCGAGGCGGTGCGGTGGTCATCGACGAGGAGAACAAGCCCCGGAACCGGCGCCGGCCGTTTCACCCGTGGGCACTGACGCCAGGCGCGGCGGAGATCATCGGCAGAGAAGTCATTGAGCCGCGAACACGAACGGCACGTTCACCGTCGTCGTGCCGCTCGAGGCCGGGAACTGCCAGGCCTTCACCCGCGCGGCGATGCAGCTCGCGAGGCCCGGGTAGCCCTTGGGATCGCCGCTCGTGGACACGCTCTGCACGCTGCCGCTCGGGCTCACCACTATGGCGACGTTGACGCGCGCCGAGGTCGGGGCGTCCTTGGAGCGCGCGTCGAGCGCAGGCTGCCAGCAGCTACGCTTCACGCTGCTGGTGTACTTGCTCACGGTCTTCTGGATCTCGCCCGAGTCGAGGGGCTGCCCGCCGCCGCCGCCCGTGCTGCCGGTCGAGCCGGGGCCGCCGGTGGGGCCGCCACCTTGGAGCCCCTGTAGGCCGGCCAGGCCGGTGAGCGGCTTCTCCTCGGGTTTCTCGCCCGCGGTCTTGCCGGTGCCCGCGGCCGCCGTCCCGCCCGTGCGCACCGTCTTGCCGCCGCCAGCGTCGATCTCGACTTCGACCTCGCCGACCGGCGTCGCGGCGGCGCCGGTGCTCGCTCCTGGTGTCTCCCCTGGCTTCGCGGGCACCTCGACGTATTTCACCACCGGCTCCGGCGGCTTCTTGCTGAACATCACGAAGCCGATGGTCAGCCCGAGCATCAGCGCCACGCCCACCGCGACCCACGCGAACGCCGCCGAGCTACGCTTCGGCGGCGCGAAGATGACGCTCTCGGACTCCACCGGAGGCCGCTGGCTCACCGGTGCGCCAACCAGCCCGAGCGGCAGCTGGTTCATCGCCGGAGCGCCAGCCGAACCGAACGCCTCCGGCACGGGCTGCGACGGGCGCAGCATCTCCTGGAATGGATCCTGCGCGACGACCGGGGTTCCGCCCGGCAGCGCGAAGGGGTCGTAGACCTCGGGCCGCGGTGCGGCGGGTGGCACCACCTGAGCCGCCGGCGGAGAGCTGAGCGGGGTCAGCGAGGCGCGCGCGCTCGAGAAGCCCTCCTCGACGATCGCCACCAGCTCCGGGAAATTGGCGAGCGGTAGCCATTGCTCGAAGCCCTCGCGCCAGACCAGCGATTCGCCGGAGATGGCACCCGAAGCCGCCTTCGAGCGCAGCTCGCTCAGCCGGATTGGACCCACCGGCACCCCGTTGATGCCCACGTACCACTCGTCGGTGGCCGCCAGCGACGCGGCGAGCGCGCTCGACTCCGGCCCGGCCACGCTCTCCGCGAACGCCGACGAGAGCGCCCCGACCCCCGCGATCACGGTGCGCTCGTCGTCGTCTCGATGCACGGGCGGCGCCTCGACCTTGAAGGCGTGGTGGTGCGACGACGAGCCGTTGCCGTTCTTCGGAGAGTGCGGCTGCGGCGGCCGAGGGACCGCTGGCTCGACGCCCGCCGTGCCCTGCGCGGAGAAGCGACCCGGCGGCGTGACCGGCGCGGCGCCGGGTCGTGCACGGGGTGGCGGCCGCGGTGGTGGCCCCGGCTGCGAGGTGCGTGCTCCGGGCTCGCGCCAGCCCGGTCCAGCGCGGGGAGCCACATGCTCGGCGCTCTGTCCGGAGTCGGGGGGCGGCGGCATGCTCGACAGCTTGCGTGACACCGAACCGTCGGTGACGGCCTTCCCGATGCTGATGAGGTACCCGCACTTGCGGCACTTCATCCGCACCGACCGGCCGGCGACTTTGTCATCGGCGATCTGGTACTTCGCCTTGCAGGACGGACAGAGGAACTTCATGGGGGGCCGCCGACCGGCCTCAGGTGGTGGACAGGATAGCGCGGGCCTCCTTGGGGCGCGAAAGCTCTTTCACAAGAGATTCAGCAGGTGTTGCTTGATGGTCATCCGGGTGGGCTCGTCCGGCGCCAGCTTCAAGGCCCGCTCCCACATTTCCGCGGCTTTGTTCCGGAACCCGGCCTTCTGGTAGAGGATGGCCAGGTTCTTCACCGCGGGAAAATGCCGGGCGTTGATGTCCACCGCCGTCTCGAGCTCGCCAATCGCCTCGTAGACCTGGCCTTGCTTGCCGTAGAGCAAGCCCAGGTGGAAATGCAGGCGATAGGCCAGCGGGTCGATGCCCAGCCCCTGGCGGAGGTGCTCGATCGCGGCCTCGACCTGGCCCGCCTGGTAGGCGCGGACCCCGGCCTCCAGGCAGCGCTCGGCGTCCTCCGAGGTTGCCTCCCGGCGCTCCTCCCGCGCCGGAGCGTGCTGCGCCAGCGCGACCTCCACGCCGCGCAGCACGTCGGCGATGCGGAAGGGCTTCTCCAGGTAGAAATCGACGCCGCAGCTCTGCTTCAGGTCTTCGGCATATCGCCAGCCCCGGTAGACGGCGCTGATCATGATGATGGGGATGTGCCCGTAGCGCGCGCTGCCCTTGATGCGGCGAGCGATGTCGAAGCCGTGCACCTCGGGCAGCATCGCGTCCAAGATGATCAGATCCGGCGACTGCTCCTTGACCAGACGCAGCGCCAATAGGCCGCGGTCGGCCTCGAGCACGCGGTAGCCGTGGCTCGAGAGCAGGCGCTTGAGCATCTTGCGGATGTCCGCCTCGTCGTCGATGACCAGCACCGTCTTGGCCCCGGGCGACGCCTGCGCCGGCGAAGAGTCCGGAACCTCCTGTGGCA contains:
- a CDS encoding cobalamin B12-binding domain-containing protein codes for the protein MARPDRPRVLLLWPGGLFSGGANFGVPQMLLLAAAIRQKTDAVVDVVDLDMERAFGAVDLARVVSGGYDLVGVSCYSSYDYLKVMAIAARLRELLPRAWLVTGGYHPSARPEEFTGADSPFDFVVVGDGERPIARLVEALAQGKRPLTRVLGPDSVQEPKELVPYDWSLLERYRPIARKMASQAEIYLSRGCPYDCSFCMERAKRDVSWRALEPLQAVEELHRLDRFLDLSRWTLFVADALFGMKRGWRREFLSELARRPLRARKVWLLIRLDLIEKEDIQLMARANVGPGFGLESGDPGQLKRIRKAGKLEGYLEKMLTVAEWARDHEVAFGANIIVGHPGETEASLRTSAKYMKKLFADHPRGTHGFLSVDPFRLYPGSPIDEERDVWERQTGMRVHRYPWWQDGDQDFLAEWVDPSAELDFRTANRLRFELFSPILESIGKRFAYTGPARDYYLRAVREQIDLCAPRPRLRTLGLYQLWRGLNGEVPAEARRTELANDAELANLALSARRETLDNKGIARDDAVTLALLRVPRERFVLPENVGESADDRALSLGEDGGSTISALHAYAIAFRALGLASGDDFVDLGGGSGYGAALAAEVVGRTGSVLSLELDPALAEQARENLADYPQARVLAADAHALNTWRGARRVYAGFALREMPSVWLDALGEGGVLVAPVGSGSDQRLMRFERRGDGVVRQELGPVRYVPDRSGALAASAE
- a CDS encoding zinc-ribbon domain-containing protein yields the protein MKFLCPSCKAKYQIADDKVAGRSVRMKCRKCGYLISIGKAVTDGSVSRKLSSMPPPPDSGQSAEHVAPRAGPGWREPGARTSQPGPPPRPPPRARPGAAPVTPPGRFSAQGTAGVEPAVPRPPQPHSPKNGNGSSSHHHAFKVEAPPVHRDDDERTVIAGVGALSSAFAESVAGPESSALAASLAATDEWYVGINGVPVGPIRLSELRSKAASGAISGESLVWREGFEQWLPLANFPELVAIVEEGFSSARASLTPLSSPPAAQVVPPAAPRPEVYDPFALPGGTPVVAQDPFQEMLRPSQPVPEAFGSAGAPAMNQLPLGLVGAPVSQRPPVESESVIFAPPKRSSAAFAWVAVGVALMLGLTIGFVMFSKKPPEPVVKYVEVPAKPGETPGASTGAAATPVGEVEVEIDAGGGKTVRTGGTAAAGTGKTAGEKPEEKPLTGLAGLQGLQGGGPTGGPGSTGSTGGGGGQPLDSGEIQKTVSKYTSSVKRSCWQPALDARSKDAPTSARVNVAIVVSPSGSVQSVSTSGDPKGYPGLASCIAARVKAWQFPASSGTTTVNVPFVFAAQ
- a CDS encoding radical SAM protein, giving the protein MTTAGAARPKLYSVAIETTAYCNQKCDYCYNEWRDDGGASLDKGDRDKLFARVEKLLDAVDLDHATVTGGEPFSHPRIFELFDLLRERGVSVQIISNGGMVNETIAARLAPYRVRYVQITLNGPDEALHAAHVGAGHFERTLGGIRALRAAGVPVVGCTVVTKKNASRLGEILELWSSLGVRQISLSRFSPAGYAARHAAQLLPSRSDFLTAFGQALPWAKERGMTLICTMPVPPCAIEVEQFAPIQFGSCAIGTSMQEIALGPDGRLKNCTLHKTALGGVEDILAEGVDVASLLSAPELTEYKRETPEFCHGCLHEKSCAGGCGAAAEWVMGHARRYPDPFVFQHVDDDLASRLETQRRDGKTHLEVIL
- the erpA gene encoding iron-sulfur cluster insertion protein ErpA — translated: MISITNLAAEKVKEIAVAEGLNGQGLRLRVIGGGCAGFQYDLYFEDKPTDMDEQFESNGVLLYVDPLSYQYLDGTEIDYVDGVHGAGFKFGNPNVTGSCGCGSSFSA
- a CDS encoding response regulator, giving the protein MSQGKKQIGRILLQQRALTAEQLEKALHEGGGRLASRLIESGTISDVAALKALSEQHGIPGIDLGQICMRLEDLELLPREIAEKHLILPVLVREDRLFIAMANPRERTVLDELEFVTGKKAYPYVALETALGKAIQEAYTRKARGEAYYIGPRCPAEVLKKYGIESAEQAGSIPPDAASIPPPDETFSPLTAPGVVVDDQVGRISRGDEIEDTDFGETNPDLSVMAMLPQEVPDSSPAQASPGAKTVLVIDDEADIRKMLKRLLSSHGYRVLEADRGLLALRLVKEQSPDLIILDAMLPEVHGFDIARRIKGSARYGHIPIIMISAVYRGWRYAEDLKQSCGVDFYLEKPFRIADVLRGVEVALAQHAPAREERREATSEDAERCLEAGVRAYQAGQVEAAIEHLRQGLGIDPLAYRLHFHLGLLYGKQGQVYEAIGELETAVDINARHFPAVKNLAILYQKAGFRNKAAEMWERALKLAPDEPTRMTIKQHLLNLL
- a CDS encoding RNA polymerase factor sigma-32 — protein: MAREIDSSLSRYITLVHHYPKLTREEELVLAERWAKRADPQAADALIRAHLRYVVAIALKYRRYGVPLSELIAEGNFGLVHALKKFEAKRGNRFVTYAAYWIRAYVLGYVIRSWSLVGVGSGALRSKLFFKLRRERTRIMNLIGDEERADVILAEKFGVTPTQIGAMVRRLETRDVSLDGKVFDDSATTLMDTLVAVDTDQEDSLSADESRDEVKVAVRRAVQDLDARERFIVEKRMMADAEDELSLAEIGRRLGVSRERARQLEERAKKKLRHRIAEISREAGSRLDLDSAA